Proteins encoded in a region of the Tetrapisispora phaffii CBS 4417 chromosome 12, complete genome genome:
- the YCX1 gene encoding Ycx1p (similar to Saccharomyces cerevisiae YDL206W; ancestral locus Anc_8.458), protein MSFNYRCFIAFAYSFGILLIILSYQYSNITKYFIEPSLLLTGFIVMGLVTSDFLSQSLSILSDDYLKVSHKISGMTLLALGNALPDIISAYQSMSSGATSLTIGQLIGATFFVITIVIGSMGFTKAIYLTNDCITYEDCPEENISLDDEEASDTMSSNIIFYNRNRYLHYIIPFSILILITLYIISDGILTFKSSILLTVGYCSFVIFQIYEESIHNFYSTLTEETSLDNHSSIFFSNRGIAASHSHLSLDHIITDPRFSKEELKHQIKDYMRHTYNGWVRMSLRDCIDVWDTNLKLNDDDRTINETDANFINTDTIINENTPLFTQSDYHSVFPESSNQSSSVEPTVDQNVLSLSTDISRLKVPEPQNQIKKTSSPSHTMGLSYTPQPLIPTSSNELSSISSLHPDHFCGFELFNKLLYPTVDMSIFERLTLLFTAPSSLLLHILIPTFTNYGVNYDIRYYKIIQLAAAPIVVYLGTASKVNLWIFLYVSVVSVILFLAIKFRYLSDIKHTSTIIAFILSLVIISNAVTLNLQILTSWASDYGLSGTILGLTIYAWGNSIGDLISNVMFVQVGIFDIALSACFGSPLLYFVCGLGVNGIILLLKLTSKTDGSIFNSHLKFELDAHFKVTSFGTICAILVLIGIVPLNNWKIDRKISFLLFMIYALVSLVNIYIEL, encoded by the coding sequence ATGTCTTTTAACTACCGTTGTTTCATTGCATTCGCATATTCCTTTGGAATATTGctgataatattatcatatcAATATAGCAATATCACAAAATACTTCATTGAACCATCATTGCTATTGACAGGTTTTATTGTTATGGGTTTGGTTACATCAGACTTTCTCTCTCAATctctttcaatattatctgATGATTACTTAAAAGTATCTCATAAAATATCAGGGATGACTCTGTTAGCTTTAGGAAATGCATTACCAGATATTATAAGCGCATACCAATCAATGTCTTCAGGAGCAACATCTTTGACAATAGGTCAGTTGATTGGTGCTactttttttgttattactATTGTTATTGGATCAATGGGGTTTACCAAAGCAATCTATTTGACAAATGACTGCATTACCTATGAAGATTGTCCTGAAGAGAATATTTCTCTCGATGATGAGGAGGCATCTGATACCATGtcttcaaatataattttctacAATAGAAACAGATATCTACATTATATTATtccattttcaatattgattttgattacATTATACATTATATCCGATGGTATCTTAACATTCAAGAGCTCTATTCTTTTAACGGTAGGATATTGTTCGTTCGttattttccaaatataCGAAGAAAGTATCCATAACTTCTATTCGACGTTAACTGAAGAGACTTCTCTTGACAATCATTCTTCGATATTTTTTAGTAATAGAGGAATTGCAGCAAGTCATTCTCACTTGAGTCTAGACCATATAATTACAGATCCAAGGTTTTCGAAAGAAGAGTTAAAGCATCAGATAAAAGATTACATGAGACATACATATAATGGTTGGGTAAGAATGTCTCTACGTGATTGTATTGATGTTTGGGATACCAatctaaaattaaatgatgatgatagGACAATAAACGAGACTGATgctaattttattaatactGATACAATTATCAATGAAAATACACCTTTATTTACGCAAAGTGACTATCATTCTGTTTTCCCTGAATCTTCTAATCAAAGTTCATCTGTGGAACCTACTGTTGATCAAAATGTCCTATCATTATCAACTGACATATCAAGATTAAAAGTACCAGAACctcaaaatcaaataaagaaaacatCATCACCTTCACATACAATGGGTTTGTCGTATACGCCACAACCATTAATACCAACATCGAGTAATGAGTTGTCTTCCATCTCAAGTCTGCATCCTGACCATTTTTGTGGTTTCGAActttttaacaaattaCTTTATCCTACAGTCGATAtgtcaatttttgaaaggTTAACTTTGTTATTCACTGCACCATCCTCATTATTATTGCATATTTTAATTCCAACATTTACAAATTATGGCGTCAACTATGATATTCGATActataaaataatacaattaGCTGCGGCTCCTATCGTTGTATACTTAGGGACTGCAAGTAAAGTGAACCTCTGGATATTTTTATACGTTTCTGTTGTTTctgttattttatttttggcAATAAAGTTTAGATATCTAAGTGATATCAAACATACTTCTACCATAATAgcatttatattatctttaGTCATAATATCGAATGCTGTGACACTCAATTTACAAATACTTACTTCATGGGCTTCTGATTACGGATTGTCAGGAACAATTCTTGGGTTGACCATCTACGCATGGGGCAATTCTATAGGAGATCTAATCTCCAATGTAATGTTTGTACAAGTTggtatatttgatattgcTCTAAGTGCATGCTTCGGGAGtccattattatattttgtcTGCGGACTGGGAGTTAATGGGATTATACTTTTACTGAAATTAACATCTAAGACAGACGGCtcaatttttaattcaCATTTAAAGTTTGAATTAGATGCACATTTTAAGGTTACATCCTTTGGTACCATATGTGCGATACTTGTTTTAATCGGAATCGTACCCCTAAACAATTGGAAAATTGATAGAAAGATATCGtttctattatttatgATATATGCATTAGTTTCGttggtaaatatttatatagaattataa
- the SEC26 gene encoding coatomer subunit beta (similar to Saccharomyces cerevisiae SEC26 (YDR238C); ancestral locus Anc_8.462), with protein MTVQTKHTAYTLVFDPSPMNVSYTVSDFQKALEKGTDEDKIETMKEILVTMLEGNPLPELLMHIIRFVMPSKNKKLKKLLYFYWEIVPKLDADGKLRHEMILVCNAIQHDLQHSNEYIRGNTLRFITKLREVELLEQMVPSVLACLDYRHAYVRKYAILAVLSIYKVSDHLLPDTKEIIQSFLAAETDPVCKRNAFVGLSDLDREAALSYLEDNITSIESLDPILQISLVQFIRKDAIHTPTLKGQYIELLSEILSSSTSNEVIFETCLAMASLSTTPAVLTTAATKLIDLAVKESDNNVKLIVMDRIQDIIEKNPGALEDLTLDVLRVLSAEDIDVRNKALDISMKLVASRNVDAVVKLLKKELQSNIKGGDLEKTMRYRQLLIKTINSIAIRFMEAAADVISLLLDTVGELSSTAASDIISFVKEVVEKYPELRKDILSNLITSMEFIKSAKAYRIALWVVSEYSESEVEIQECWKHIRYSVGEVPIIQSELARINKAKETPSEEEQQTTQKPTGPVILPDGTYATENALDVADNTDNITTEELDSRPPLRRFILSGDFYTASILSSTIIKLILKFEKLSKEQKIINASKAESILILVSIIRVGKTSLVEKKIDEDSSERIMNAISILLDEADPKEREAERKLLDATFLDATKSSFQVQVARSKKASALKSASDMLKNSESIEKAISFRQFAGIESSASNNDTIEDDLQIAIHGDNSKTSNVVSSKLGKIIQLTGFSDPVYAEAYVTSNQFDVVFDVLLVNQTTETLKNLHVQFATLGDLKILDNQASTNIVPHGFHKITVTVKVSSADTGVIFGNIIYDGGHGQDARYVILNDVHVDIMDYIKYGKISDESFRTMWNAFEWENKISVKTTLPSLHEYLRKLIKGTKMGVLTPKEALGEEDTRFLSCNLYAKSSFGEDALANLCIEKDPESGEIVGHVRIRSKGQGLALSLGDRVALITKQNNQMKLERI; from the coding sequence ATGACTGTTCAAACGAAGCATACCGCTTATACGTTGGTCTTCGACCCATCACCAATGAACGTCAGTTACACCGTATCTGATTTTCAAAAAGCTTTGGAGAAAGGGACCGATGAAGATAAGATTGAAACTATGAAAGAAATCTTAGTCACTATGTTGGAAGGTAATCCTTTGCCTGAATTATTGATGCATATCATTAGATTTGTCATGCCTTCtaaaaacaagaaattaaagaaattgttGTATTTCTACTGGGAAATTGTTCCAAAACTAGATGCTGATGGAAAATTGAGACATGAAATGATTTTGGTCTGTAATGCTATCCAACACGATTTACAACATTCGAATGAATACATAAGAGGTAATACGCTAAGGTTTATTACAAAGTTAAGAGAAGTTGAATTGTTAGAACAAATGGTTCCTTCTGTTTTAGCTTGTTTGGACTATCGTCACGCGTACGTTCGTAAATATGCTATTTTAGCAGTCTTGTCAATTTACAAAGTTAGTGACCATTTGTTACCGGACACTAAGGAAATCATTCAATCTTTCTTAGCTGCCGAGACTGACCCAGTTTGTAAGAGAAACGCTTTCGTCGGTTTATCCGATTTAGACCGTGAAGCTGCGTTGTCTTATTTAGAAGATAACATCACTAGTATCGAATCGTTAGACCCAATTTTGCAAATATCATTGGTCCAGTTCATTAGAAAAGATGCTATACACACTCCAACTTTGAAGGGTCAATATATCGAGTTGTTATCTGAAATTTTGAGTTCCTCCACTTCAAACGAAGTTATTTTCGAAACTTGTTTGGCTATGGCCTCCTTATCTACCACTCCTGCCGTTTTAACTACTGCTGCAACCAAATTGATTGATCTGGCTGTCAAAGAGTCCGATAACAATGTTAAATTAATCGTTATGGATCGTATTCaagatataattgaaaagaatCCAGGTGCTTTGGAAGATTTGACTTTAGATGTTTTAAGAGTCTTATCTGCCGAAGATATAGATGTTCGCAATAAGGCTTTAGATATCTCTATGAAATTGGTTGCTTCAAGAAATGTCGATGCTGTAGTTAAATTGTTAAAGAAAGAGTTACAATCTAACATCAAGGGTGGTGACCTAGAAAAGACAATGAGATACAGACAATTATTGATTAAGacaattaattcaattgcCATCCGTTTCATGGAAGCTGCTGCCGATGTGATCTCCCTATTATTGGATACTGTCGGTGAATTATCATCAACTGCTGCAAGTGATATCATTTCTTTCGTAAAGGAAGTCGTGGAAAAATACCCTGAGTTAAGAAAGGATATCTTATCAAACTTGATCACCTCAATGgaattcattaaatcaGCTAAAGCCTATCGTATAGCATTATGGGTCGTCAGTGAATATTCTGAATCTGAAGTTGAAATTCAGGAATGCTGGAAGCATATTCGTTACAGTGTCGGTGAAGTCCCAATCATTCAATCTGAACTTGCAAGAATCAACAAGGCTAAAGAAACCCCAtctgaagaagaacaacaaACAACACAAAAACCAACTGGTCCTGTTATCTTACCCGATGGTACTTACGCTACTGAAAATGCTTTAGATGTTGCTGATAACACTGATAATATAACCACCGAAGAACTTGATTCTAGACCACCATTACGTAGATTTATCTTAAGCGGGGATTTTTACACTGCTTCTATTTTATCTTCAACtataattaaattgattttgaagtttgaaaagttatcaaaagaacaaaaaattattaatgcTTCAAAAGCTGAGtctattttaattttagttAGCATTATTAGAGTCGGCAAGACTTCCTTAGTTGAAAAGAAGATCGATGAAGATTCCTCCGAGAGAATCATGAATGCCATCTCAATTTTATTGGATGAAGCTGATCCAAAAGAAAGGGAAGCCgaaagaaaattattagatgcTACATTCTTAGATGCTACCAAATCTTCTTTCCAAGTTCAAGTTGCTCGTTCTAAGAAGGCTTCTGCTTTGAAATCTGCTTCTGATATGTTGAAAAACTCCGAATCTATTGAAAAGGCTATCAGTTTCAGACAATTCGCTGGTATTGAATCGAGTGCGTCCAATAACGACACAATTGAAGATGATTTACAAATTGCTATTCACGGTGATAATTCGAAAACTTCAAACGTTGTTTCATCTAAGTTAGGTAAGATTATTCAATTGACAGGTTTCTCTGATCCTGTATACGCTGAAGCTTATGTTACATCTAATCAATTTGATGTTGTTTTTGATGTACTTTTAGTTAACCAAACTACTGAAACATTGAAGAATTTACATGTTCAATTTGCCACTTTGGGTGATTTGAAAATTCTAGATAACCAAGCTAGTACTAATATTGTTCCACACGGTTTCCACAAAATTACAGTTACAGTTAAAGTGTCTTCAGCTGATACTGGTGTCATCTTTGGTAATATCATCTACGATGGTGGCCATGGTCAAGATGCACGTTACGTTATTTTAAACGATGTTCATGTGGACATTATGGACTACATTAAATATGGAAAGATTTCCGACGAAAGTTTCCGTACAATGTGGAATGCATTTGAATGGGAAAATAAGATTTCTGTCAAGACAACCTTACCATCCTTACATGAatatttaagaaaattaattaaaggCACAAAGATGGGTGTTTTAACTCCAAAAGAAGCTTTGGGTGAAGAAGATACCAGATTCTTAAGTTGTAATTTGTACGCTAAATCTTCCTTTGGTGAGGATGCTTTAGCCAATCTATGTATTGAAAAGGATCCTGAGTCTGGTGAAATTGTTGGTCACGTACGTATTCGTTCTAAGGGCCAAGGTCTGGCTTTATCTTTAGGTGATAGAGTTGCTCTAATAACCAAACAAAACAACCAAATGAAACTGGAAAgaatttaa
- the CWC2 gene encoding active spliceosome conformation promoter CWC2 (similar to Saccharomyces cerevisiae CWC2 (YDL209C); ancestral locus Anc_8.466) — protein sequence MWKNRSAKVQVPESELPSSIPPQVGLSFNVWYNKWSQGQSGTSRYVNPYRLEPLLHSGTTIGDKTSNNFFCLFFAKGMCCLGKKCTYKHHVPAEEDNLSLSMSTDVLDCFGREKFGDYRDDMGGVGSFRKRNRTLYIGGLTGALNNENFKPSQIEGRLRFAFSRLGEIETIRYIEAKNCAFVTYRFQANAEFAKEAMSNQTLLTPSDKKWDERKDGTGLLVKWANDDPDPIARERRDKEETRETLKIMEALIAADTSKAIPVETAPTRTTPNIAVSSVGNKKRSVFTDSLLATLKKRKLPKNIIPPKSKIPLIDYESSSDED from the coding sequence ATGTGGAAAAATAGGTCTGCTAAGGTACAGGTCCCGGAATCTGAACTACCTTCTTCAATACCTCCTCAGGTAGGATTAAGTTTTAATGTATGGTATAATAAGTGGTCACAAGGACAGAGCGGTACTTCTCGATACGTGAACCCTTATAGGTTGGAACCACTGTTGCACTCCGGTACTACTATTGGTGATAAGACCAGTAATAACTTTTTTTGTCTTTTTTTTGCTAAGGGAATGTGCTGTTTAGGGAAAAAATGTACTTATAAGCATCATGTACCGGCTGAAGAAGATAACCTATCACTTTCAATGAGTACAGATGTATTGGATTGTTTTGGAAGAGAGAAATTCGGTGACTATAGAGATGATATGGGTGGTGTAGGGTCATTTAGAAAACGTAATAGAACATTGTACATTGGCGGATTAACTGGTgcattaaataatgaaaattttaaaccTTCACAGATTGAAGGAAGATTACGGTTTGCATTCTCCAGACTGGGAGAGATAGAGACAATACGGTACATTGAAGCGAAGAATTGTGCGTTTGTAACTTACAGGTTCCAAGCCAACGCCGAGTTTGCGAAAGAAGCAATGAGTAACCAGACATTACTGACTCCGAGTGATAAAAAATGGGATGAGAGGAAAGATGGCACAGGCCTGTTGGTGAAGTGGGCCAATGATGATCCTGACCCCATTGCTAGAGAAAGAAGAGACAAAGAAGAGACAAGAGAAACTTTAAAGATAATGGAAGCTCTTATAGCTGCTGACACCTCCAAAGCAATACCTGTGGAAACTGCCCCTACGAGAACAACCCCAAACATTGCCGTCTCTAGTGTTGGAAATAAGAAAAGATCCGTTTTCACAGATTCACTACTTGCCACGTTGAAAAAACGTAAATTGCCAAAGAACATCATCCCACCAAAATCCAAGATTCCATTGATAGATTATGAATCTTCAAGTGATGAAGATTGA
- the PEX5 gene encoding Pex5p (similar to Saccharomyces cerevisiae PEX5 (YDR244W); ancestral locus Anc_8.470), with protein sequence MNVADCSVGNNPLMQLNKQTQNDNLLMQNLSPGNVNSKFRSENISQQFKSHVRGANEDHKQYINDFMNRNSLNDNIINGDSSLDYLKNRETYMDPSGGQSNFSNQINNNVMKGVRDSEWANDFRNGKQNIQQFNNNNDMQHLQSGISHPLSASLNIQNRMMPMMATDGLMKRSLNRNINGQNLMDKNDWDERFKELEKEVSENLNINDDEIESEAVIETEMNDMNEEVVEEKYKNAFQEAWDSISKDAEDLLPDGLNPDAWETEHQHYFHSKLNQTGDYSFAKTNEFLHNPNAYEIGCMLMENGAKLSEAALSFEAALQDDPSHVDAWLKLGLVQIQNEKEIHGISALEKCLQLDPKNLDAMKNLAISYINEGFDVSAFTMLNRWIETKYSSLLNSDDGIEMAFDQNRYKLNEIVTKQFLNIANKLPNADADVQLGLGLLFYSNNEFDKTIDCFKTALVIHPEDELMWNRLGASLANSSRPEEAIQAYHKALQLKPSFVRARYNLAVSSINIGCYKEAAEHLLTSLRMHEVDGVNNQISSLFNDSSSGGNENILQTLKRTFIAMGRQDLLEHVYPGMKLDYFHNEFTF encoded by the coding sequence atgaacgTGGCTGATTGTTCGGTGGGGAATAACCCATTAATGCAACTTAATAAACAAACTCAGAATGATAATTTGTTGATGCAGAATTTGAGTCCTGGGAATGtgaattcaaaatttagGAGTGAAAATATATCACAACAATTTAAGAGCCATGTACGAGGTGCTAATGAAGACCATAAACAGTACATTAACGATTTTATGAATAGAAATAgtttaaatgataatataataaatggTGACTCAAGTTTagattatttgaaaaatcgTGAAACATACATGGATCCATCTGGAGGACAATCGAATTTCTCAAACcaaattaataacaatGTAATGAAAGGTGTTCGTGACAGTGAATGGGCAAATGATTTTCGTAATggaaaacaaaatatacaGCAGtttaacaataacaatgatATGCAGCATCTTCAATCAGGCATTTCACACCCTTTAAGTGCATCGCTTAACATTCAGAACAGAATGATGCCAATGATGGCAACTGATGGTTTAATGAAAAGAAGTTTAAACAGAAATATAAATGGTCAAAATTTGATGGATAAGAATGATTGGGATGAAAGATTTAAGGAGTTAGAGAAAGAGGTCTCTGAGAATTTAAAcattaatgatgatgaaattgaaagtGAAGCTGTCATAGAAACAGAAATGAATGATATGAACGAAGAAGTAGTTGAGgagaaatataaaaacgCATTCCAAGAAGCATGGGATAGCATCAGTAAAGATGCCGAGGATTTATTACCGGATGGGTTGAATCCAGATGCATGGGAGACGGAACATCAGCATTATTTCCATAGTAAGTTGAACCAAACTGGGGATTATAGTTTTGCTAAGACTAATGAATTTTTACATAATCCAAATGCATACGAAATAGGTTGTATGTTGATGGAAAATGGGGCTAAATTAAGCGAAGCTGCACTGTCTTTCGAAGCAGCATTACAAGACGACCCATCTCACGTCGATGCCTGGTTAAAGCTGGGGTTAGTCCAAATACAgaatgaaaaagaaattcatGGCATTAGTGCATTAGAGAAGTGTTTACAACTTGACCCTAAAAATCTAGATGCAATGAAAAATCTAGCAATTAGCTATATCAACGAAGGTTTTGATGTCAGCGCATTTACCATGTTAAACAGATGGATCGAAACTAAATATTCATCTTTATTGAATTCGGATGATGGCATAGAGATGGCATTCGATCAAAATAGATATAAATTAAACGAAATAGTCACAAAACAGTTTCTGAACATTGCTAACAAGTTACCAAATGCCGACGCCGATGTTCAACTAGGACTGGGATTACTTTTTTACTCTAACAATGAATTCGACAAGACCATCGATTGCTTCAAAACTGCTTTAGTCATTCATCCCGAAGATGAATTGATGTGGAACCGTTTAGGTGCATCACTCGCAAATTCAAGTAGACCAGAAGAAGCCATACAGGCATATCACAAGGcattacaattaaaacCATCATTTGTCAGAGCTCGCTATAATTTAGCTGTATCCTCCATCAATATCGGATGCTATAAAGAAGCTGCAGAACATCTTTTAACGTCATTGAGAATGCATGAAGTTGATGGAGTGAACAACCAAATTTCATCATTGTTCAACGACTCATCCAGTGGAGGAAACGAGAATATTTTGCAAACATTAAAGAGAACTTTCATCGCAATGGGAAGACAAGATTTACTAGAACACGTCTATCCAGGAATGAAACTAGATTATTTCCACAACGAATTCAcgttttga
- the MNN10 gene encoding alpha-1,6-mannosyltransferase (similar to Saccharomyces cerevisiae MNN10 (YDR245W); ancestral locus Anc_8.471) has translation MGAEGFDLPVSQEDLRDDEKKTSKNRFDSNNVSFKRMSLYLSKHKKLITILVIVLFLTSWFSDSSSSYAHTRGSVNYDNNSHSASKSYESLPPNMTKYQFNWWNPISWFWNPDPKIVIILAANQGGGVLRWKTEQDWSIEHLSIGNKKAYARRHGYGLTIKDLTTLKRYSHEFRESWQKVDILKQTLREYPNAEWFWWLDLETLIMEPSFSLDDHIFSRLDTIADRSLKNFNPLNIEVDIPYIDYKQDLNLLITQDCGGFNLGSFFIRNSEWSKALLDIWFEPIAYEQKHMEWEHKEQDALENLYASQPWIRSGIAFLPLRTINAFPPGACSDFSDDPRYFYKQSAKDFVVNMAGCNYGRDCWGEMSYYLKKMERSNAKWYTRNFFKI, from the coding sequence atggGTGCTGAAGGTTTTGATCTGCCGGTGTCACAGGAAGACCTCCGAGATGATGAAAAGAAGACCTCTAAAAATAGATTTGATTCTAATAATGTGTCATTTAAGAGAAtgtcattatatttatctaaACATAAGAAATTGATCACTATACTTGTGATTGTGCTGTTTTTGACTTCTTGGTTCAGTGATTCTAGTTCATCATATGCACACACTAGAGGATCTGTCAATTATGATAACAATTCACATAGTGCATCGAAATCATACGAATCGTTACCACCAAATATgacaaaatatcaatttaaCTGGTGGAATCCAATTAGTTGGTTTTGGAACCCGGATCCAAAAatagttattatattagCTGCAAACCAAGGTGGTGGTGTTTTAAGATGGAAGACCGAACAAGATTGGTCTATTGAACACTTGTCTATTGGAAATAAAAAAGCATACGCAAGAAGACATGGCTATGGGTTGACTATCAAGGATTTGACTACATTGAAAAGATATTCACATGAGTTTAGAGAAAGCTGGCAAAAAGTTGacattttgaaacaaaCTTTGAGAGAGTATCCAAATGCAGAATGGTTCTGGTGGCTGGATTTAGAGACTTTGATCATGGAACCAAGTTTTTCGTTAGATgatcatattttttcaagATTAGATACAATTGCAGACCGTTCATTGAAGAACTTCAACCCATTAAACATTGAAGTAGATATTCCATACATTGATTATAAACAAGATTTGAACTTGTTAATTACTCAGGATTGTGGTGGGTTCAACCTAGGctctttttttattagaaatAGCGAATGGTCTAAGGCTTTACTAGATATATGGTTTGAACCCATTGCTTATGAACAAAAGCATATGGAATGGGAACATAAAGAACAGGACGCGTTAGAGAATCTATACGCTTCTCAACCATGGATCCGTTCAGGTATCGCATTTTTACCATTGAGAACAATTAATGCATTCCCACCTGGTGCATGCTCTGACTTTAGCGATGATCCAAGATATTTTTACAAACAAAGTGCCAAGGATTTCGTCGTCAACATGGCTGGTTGTAATTATGGTAGAGATTGCTGGGGTGAAATGAGTTACTActtgaaaaaaatggagAGAAGTAATGCCAAGTGGTATACCAGAaacttcttcaaaatttaa